A genome region from Populus alba chromosome 3, ASM523922v2, whole genome shotgun sequence includes the following:
- the LOC118037999 gene encoding uncharacterized protein has translation MVTDKQKKPQDEQEEEEVYSTESEGSDPDYDSDTDPSYSIIEDTRSKVSRLSIKKKSKSRVAKDLDLSFEKDPGEKETKLEEVDEKSYEEVQKIIQAGKLEGLKVEQCKVYLRKNKLRLTGKKDTLIQRIKEHQEILSGGGEKKYPISSFVLDCKGDACRGDIVMFDQNVYDKYNIASRSAMGPAIGTRMVAGKIVRESYGAAKQQHTFTIEVLWSKGENPLPPLHPLLIKGRNLYRMKTLRQRWEDEGERRKILLEKHSRGSLARSSRETRIQEKEGRKMLRVERALKKEETNKSRSQLNPRTSLNNGLSRMDQRQPLKCADSYRPMGSPHRHSCEQPTLHANRGENDYRGQVPGNSVEYSDIQDGFCSRSPNFCRKPLASIHNSSPIRSPHGQGGDQQIQLCRYFAQGRCHYGHNCKFVHESREGQLCRYFAQGRCFYGHDCKFVHESREGREQRRDERGGPCSPRREEWPPNPRRLERRPYLF, from the exons ATGGTAAccgataaacaaaaaaaaccccaagatgaacaagaagaagaagaagtttatagTACTGAAAGTGAAGGGTCCGACCCGGATTATGATTCTGATACTGACCCAAGTTACAGCATTATTGAAGACACTCGAAGCAAAGTCTCAAGATTGTCTATCAAGAAGAAATCAAAGTCACG CGTTGCAAAGGATCTGGACCTGAGCTTTGAAAAAGACCCAGGAGAAAAAGAAACGAAATTGGAAGAAGTAGATGAGAAAAGTTATGAGGAAGTTCAAAAGATCATACAAG CTGGGAAGTTAGAGGGGCTCAAAGTGGAGCAATGTAAGGTCTATTTGAGGAAGAATAAATTGAGACTGACCGGCAAAAAGGACACACTCATCCAGCGCATAAAGGAGCATCAAGA GATTTTGAGTGGCGGAGGGGAGAAAAAGTACCCCATATCTAGCTTTGTTTTGGACTGTAAAG GAGATGCATGCAGAGGTGACATTGTCATGTTTGACCAGAATGTTTACGATAA GTATAATATAGCATCACGAAGTGCCATGGGTCCTGCTATCGGAACAAGGATGGTTGCAGGTAAAATTGTACGGGAAAGCTATGGTGCTGCCAAGCAACAGCATACATTTACA ATAGAAGTCCTTTGGAGCAAAGGGGAGAATCCACTTCCTCCACTTCATCCCCTCCTAATAAAGGGTCGGAACCTGTATCGAATGAAGACCTTAAGACAG AGATGGGAAGATGAAGGAGAAAGGCGCAAGATTCTTCTCGAAAAGCACTCAAGAGGTTCTCTCGCCAGGTCTAGCAGAGAAACCAGGATCCAGGAGAAGGAAGGGAGGAAAATGCTCAGGGTGGAAAG GGCCTTGAAAAAGGAAGAGACAAACAAGAGTCGCTCTCAGTTAAATCCCCGCACAAGTTTAAACAATGGCTTGTCAAGGATGGATCAGAGACAACCCTTGAAATGTGCCGACAGCTATCGTCCAATGGGATCACCACACAGACACAGCTGCGAACAACCTACACTCCATGCAAACCGAGGGGAAAATGATTACCGCGGCCAAGTTCCTGGAAACTCAGTCGAGTACAGTGACATCCAGGATGGTTTTTGTTCAAGGTCTCCCAACTTCTGTAGAAAGCCACTGGCAAGCATTCATAACTCTAGTCCAATTAGATCACCACATGGACAAGGCGGCGACCAACAGATACAGCTATGCAGATACTTTGCACAAGGAAGATGTCATTACGGACACAATTGCAAATTTGTGCATGAATCAAGGGAGGGACAGCTATGCAGATACTTTGCTCAAGGAAGATGTTTTTACGGTCACGATTGCAAATTTGTGCATGAATCAAGGGAGGGACGTGAGCAGAGGAGAGATGAGAGAGGTGGGCCTTGTAGCCCAAGGAGAGAGGAGTGGCCTCCCAACCCAAGAAGGCTGGAACGAAGACCATACTTGTTCTGA
- the LOC118038042 gene encoding 25.3 kDa vesicle transport protein SEC22-1 gives MVKLTLIARVTDGLPLAEGLDDGRDVKDAEMYKQQVKALFKNLASGHNDASRMSIETGPYIFHYIIEGRVCYLTMCDRSYPKKLAFQYLEDLKNEFERVNGPQIETAARPYAFIKFDTFIQKTKKLYQDTRTQRNIAKLNDELYEVHQIMTRNVQEVLGVGEKLDQVSQMSSRLTSESRVYADKARDLNRQALIRKWAPVAIVLGVVFLLFWIKTKLW, from the exons ATGGTGAAGCTGACATTGATTGCTCGTGTTACGGATGGTCTTCCGCTAGCAGAGGGACTGGATGATGGTCGTGATGTGAAAGATGCTGAAATGTACAAACAGCAGGTCAAGGCACTTTTCAAGAACCTTGCATCTGGCCACAACGATGCTTCGAGGATGTCAATTGAAACTGGCCCTTATATTTTCCA TTATATTATTGAAGGACGTGTGTGTTACCTCACTATGTGCGACCGTTCTTATCCTAAGAAGCTTGCCTTTCAATACCTAGAAGACCTTAAGAATGAATTTGAGCGTGTCAATGGGCCTCAAATTGAAACTGCTGCTAGACCATATGCCTTCATTAAATttg atACTTTTatacagaaaacaaaaaaattgtacCAGGACACCCGCACGCAACGGAATATTGCTAAGTTGAATGATGAGCTGTATGAAGTGCACCAAATAATGACTCGCAATGTGCAGGAAGTTCTGGGTGTTGGTGAAAAGCTGGACC AGGTCAGTCAAATGTCAAGTCGGTTAACATCAGAATCCCGTGTATATGCTGACAAGGCAAGAGATTTGAATCGACAG GCCTTAATTCGAAAGTGGGCCCCTGTTGCCATTGTGCTAGGAGTTGTCTTCCTCCTCTTTTGGATTAAAACAAAGCTCTGGTGA
- the LOC118038000 gene encoding peroxisomal (S)-2-hydroxyacid oxidase GLO4-like, translating into MADEIVNVNEFQELARQALPKMYYDFYAGGAEDEHTLKKNVQEFQRIILLPRVLVDVSNIALSTNILGYTISAPIMIAPTSMHKLAHPEGELATARAAAACNTIMTLSFGSSYSVEDVAASCDAVRFFQLYVYKRRDIAVNLVQRAEKSGYKAIVLTADTPRLGRREADIKNKLIVPQLKNLEGLMSTEVVSVKGSNFEAYANETMDPSLCWRDIAWLKSITNLPILIKGILTREDAIKAMEVGAAGIIVSNHGARQLDYTPATISVLEEVVQAVGRRVPVLLDGGVRRGTDVFKALALGAQAVLVGRPVIYGLAAKGEAGVRKVMHMLKDELELTMALAGCRSVKDISRSHVRTDRDRLQSML; encoded by the exons ATGGCAGATGAAATAGTTAACGTGAATGAGTTTCAAGAATTGGCTAGGCAAGCCCTTCCAAAAATGTACTATGACTTCTATGCTGGAGGAGCAGAGGATGAGCACACATTAAAGAAGAATGTACAAGAATTTCAGAGAATCAT ATTGCTGCCTAGAGTTCTTGTGGATGTGAGCAACATAGCTTTGTCTACTAATATATTGGGCTACACTATCTCGGCGCCGATTATGATAGCCCCAACTTCTATGCATAAGCTAGCACATCCTGAAG GAGAGCTTGCCACTGCCAGAGCAGCAGCTGCATGTAATACTATAATG ACTTTATCCTTCGGATCTTCCTACAGCGTGGAGGATGTTGCTGCCAGTTGCGATGCTGTTCGATTCTTTCAATTATAT GTATACAAAAGACGAGATATAGCTGTTAACCTTGTGCAGAGAGCTGAAAAGAGTGGATACAAGGCTATCGTCCTAACAGCTGACACTCCAAGACTTGGTCGAAGGGAGGCAGACATAAAGAATAA ACTGATTGTGCCCCAGCTGAAGAATTTGGAAGGTCTAATGTCAACTGAAGTTGTGTCT GTTAAGGGTTCGAACTTCGAAGCTTACGCCAATGAAACCATGGATCCTTCTTTGTGTTGGAGG GATATAGCATGGCTAAAATCCATTACAAACTTGCCGATTCTGATAAAGGGAATACTCACTCGTGAGGATG CCATTAAGGCCATGGAAGTAGGTGCTGCTGGGATTATCGTCTCCAATCATGGAGCTCGTCAGCTTGATTATACTCCAGCCACAATCTCAGTTCTGGAAGAG GTGGTTCAAGCTGTAGGAAGGAGAGTTCCTGTTCTCCTTGATGGAGGAGTACGGCGAGGAACAGATGTTTTCAAGGCGCTGGCCCTTGGTGCACAAGCAGTTCTT GTTGGGAGGCCTGTTATTTATGGGCTAGCAGCAAAGGGAGAAGCAGGGGTGAGAAAGGTGATGCACATGCTGAAGGACGAGCTTGAGCTCACAATGGCCCTTGCAGGCTGCCGTAGTGTGAAAGACATTAGCAGGAGCCATGTAAGGACTGACCGCGACAGGCTCCAATCAATGCTCTAA